From a single Pseudomonas sp. A34-9 genomic region:
- a CDS encoding FecR family protein has protein sequence MSPASSSPVPAHVLDAAIAWQLTLDSSSPLEREEFAKWHAANEEHARAWRQLGMLDQRFSVAKGPARSALLQSREGIRRRVRKLGSGLASVVVLVGLGLFASERFMPLDYWLADQRTATGEQRTVRLSDGTVLNLNTHSAVDVRFDDKRRLIVLQEGEILVETGHGDARPFIVETREGSMRALGTRFLVKREEEGTRLSVLQSAVAAHAQANPEEQILREGQQVLLRSDGLGSIVALNPGADAWTRGMLVVDNARLGDLVHELGRYRRGHLGVAPEVADLRITGSFPLHDTDKALSALLPTLPVQIERHTPYWVTVAKAEPSSP, from the coding sequence GTGAGTCCGGCCAGTTCCAGTCCCGTACCGGCGCATGTACTGGATGCGGCGATTGCCTGGCAACTGACCCTCGATTCCAGCAGTCCGCTGGAGCGCGAAGAGTTCGCCAAGTGGCATGCGGCCAATGAAGAACACGCCCGCGCCTGGCGGCAGTTGGGCATGCTCGATCAACGTTTCAGCGTGGCCAAGGGCCCGGCCCGCAGTGCCTTGCTGCAATCGCGCGAAGGCATTCGCCGGCGGGTGCGCAAGCTCGGCAGTGGGCTGGCCAGCGTGGTGGTGCTTGTCGGTCTGGGGCTGTTCGCCAGCGAACGGTTTATGCCGCTGGATTACTGGCTCGCCGATCAACGCACCGCCACGGGTGAGCAACGCACCGTGCGCCTGTCCGACGGCACCGTGTTGAATCTCAACACCCACAGTGCGGTGGACGTGCGTTTCGATGACAAGCGCCGGCTGATCGTGTTGCAGGAAGGCGAGATTCTGGTTGAAACCGGTCATGGCGATGCGCGCCCGTTCATCGTTGAAACCCGCGAAGGCAGCATGCGCGCCTTGGGTACGCGGTTTCTGGTCAAGCGTGAAGAAGAAGGCACGCGTCTGAGCGTGTTGCAGTCGGCGGTGGCGGCGCATGCGCAAGCGAATCCCGAAGAACAGATTCTGCGCGAAGGTCAGCAAGTGTTACTGCGCAGTGACGGACTGGGCTCGATTGTCGCGCTCAACCCCGGCGCCGACGCCTGGACTCGCGGCATGCTGGTGGTCGACAACGCACGGCTGGGCGATCTGGTGCATGAGCTGGGCCGTTATCGCCGCGGGCATCTGGGCGTGGCGCCGGAAGTGGCAGATCTGCGGATTACCGGCAGCTTCCCGCTGCATGACACCGACAAGGCCTTGAGCGCATTGCTGCCGACTTTGCCGGTGCAGATCGAGCGGCACACGCCTTATTGGGTCACAGTCGCGAAGGCTGAGCCCTCCTCTCCTTGA
- a CDS encoding 3'-5' exonuclease — MSLFSWLRPASPALPADFQQRLAKLPATTELSECTLREQRWVVLDLETTGLNLNKDRVLSIGAVVIEDGAIDFSQQFERTLQCRELKLSPSVLIHGLGPNAIAAGSEPAEALLELMEFIGDSPVLAFHAPFDQHMLGRALKEHLGHKLQPVFLDVADIAPLVCPQAQIREAGLDEWIDWFKLEVFERHNASADALATAELALILFSRARQQQIHSPLNLQQRLSQWKRRQQVPSF; from the coding sequence ATGAGCCTGTTTTCGTGGCTGCGCCCGGCGAGTCCGGCGCTGCCGGCGGATTTTCAGCAGCGTCTGGCGAAGCTGCCGGCGACCACCGAGCTGAGCGAATGCACGCTGCGCGAACAACGTTGGGTGGTGCTGGATCTGGAAACCACCGGGCTGAACCTGAACAAGGATCGCGTGCTGTCGATTGGCGCGGTGGTGATCGAGGACGGCGCGATCGATTTCAGCCAGCAATTCGAACGCACGCTGCAATGTCGCGAACTGAAGCTCAGTCCCAGCGTGTTGATTCACGGGTTGGGGCCGAATGCGATCGCGGCGGGCAGTGAGCCGGCCGAGGCGTTGCTGGAACTCATGGAATTTATCGGCGACAGCCCGGTATTGGCGTTTCATGCGCCGTTCGATCAGCACATGCTCGGGCGTGCCTTGAAGGAACATCTGGGGCACAAGTTGCAGCCGGTGTTTCTGGATGTCGCCGACATTGCACCGCTGGTGTGTCCACAGGCGCAGATTCGTGAGGCCGGGCTGGATGAGTGGATCGACTGGTTCAAGCTTGAGGTGTTCGAACGGCATAACGCGAGCGCCGATGCGCTGGCGACGGCTGAATTGGCCTTGATTCTGTTTAGCCGGGCGCGGCAGCAGCAGATTCACAGTCCGTTGAATTTGCAGCAGCGGTTGAGTCAGTGGAAGCGTAGGCAGCAGGTGCCGTCGTTTTAA
- a CDS encoding RNA polymerase sigma factor yields the protein MYRDHRGWLLAWLRRNVACPQRAEDLSQDTFVRLLGRDAMLTPREPRAFLVAIAKGLLFDYFRRAALEQAYLTELMLIPEGEQPSVEEQQMILEDLKAIDRLLGKLSTKARAAFLYNRLDGLSHAEIADKLGVSVPRVRQYLAQGIRQCYIALYGEPT from the coding sequence ATGTATCGTGACCATCGCGGCTGGCTGCTGGCGTGGCTGCGGCGCAATGTGGCCTGCCCGCAACGTGCCGAAGACCTCAGCCAGGACACTTTTGTGCGCCTGCTCGGTCGCGACGCCATGCTGACACCCCGCGAGCCGCGCGCCTTTCTGGTGGCAATCGCCAAAGGCCTGCTGTTCGACTACTTCCGCCGCGCGGCGCTGGAACAGGCCTACCTCACCGAATTGATGCTGATCCCCGAAGGCGAGCAACCGTCGGTGGAAGAACAGCAAATGATCCTCGAAGACCTCAAAGCCATCGACCGCTTGCTCGGCAAGCTGTCGACCAAGGCCCGTGCCGCTTTCCTCTATAACCGCCTCGACGGGCTCAGCCATGCCGAGATCGCCGACAAGCTCGGCGTCTCAGTGCCGCGCGTTCGGCAATATCTGGCCCAAGGCATTCGTCAGTGCTACATCGCCCTGTACGGTGAGCCGACGTGA